In Providencia sneebia DSM 19967, one DNA window encodes the following:
- a CDS encoding type III secretion system protein YscR, producing MLSLLSPDNAYVGINLVVILCLVLLAAVFFICFSGFIKYSIVLNILKNAMGTQQIPPTIVVNLLAGLLALSSIWVFVSPGIERIKPYFSDSSENSELIIDPIGGIGLDNINGEQPSEVTLYQLISNIDQYFPELLKEAERKTEELESLFTLPIDLKGDANIFKPFLGAIILDLYKGFELGIKLYMIFVSIDFLIAVILSGVGMSMLSPTVISTPIKLAVFYFSDGWTILFNTLGV from the coding sequence ATGTTAAGTTTATTAAGCCCAGACAATGCATATGTTGGTATCAATCTTGTTGTAATACTTTGCTTAGTTTTGTTAGCGGCTGTATTTTTTATTTGTTTTTCAGGATTTATTAAATATAGCATTGTCCTAAATATTTTAAAAAATGCAATGGGAACTCAACAAATTCCGCCAACTATCGTTGTTAATTTATTGGCAGGATTACTTGCTTTAAGCAGCATCTGGGTGTTTGTTTCTCCGGGGATAGAACGAATAAAACCTTATTTTTCTGATTCTAGTGAAAATTCAGAGTTAATAATTGATCCTATAGGTGGTATAGGTTTAGATAATATTAATGGTGAACAACCATCAGAGGTAACATTATATCAATTAATTTCAAATATTGACCAATATTTTCCAGAATTATTAAAAGAAGCAGAAAGAAAAACAGAAGAGTTAGAGAGTTTATTTACATTACCGATTGACTTAAAAGGTGATGCTAATATTTTCAAGCCATTTCTTGGTGCAATAATTTTAGATTTATATAAAGGTTTTGAGCTAGGAATAAAGCTTTATATGATCTTTGTTAGTATTGATTTTTTGATTGCCGTAATATTAAGTGGTGTTGGTATGAGTATGTTATCACCAACAGTGATTTCAACACCAATTAAGCTGGCTGTTTTTTATTTTTCTGATGGATGGACAATATTGTTTAATACGTTGGGTGTATAA
- a CDS encoding OmpA family protein, whose protein sequence is MLVKRIWVLLTVFLISSCNNTIRDEHFFLDLDWKKDVYNIIYSHFDYIDDIEFWVIKKPQYINGSPFRKACIEVKMGINNPKFYVANINLYSLAEVASCDDLNNNSRNTVQLTGINIKEHDDKGINNLNNKPGVFVSYKNNVELLNLTNSTSNNELNKNEKYLSIVFSSLFSVNEYMLTNQGKEILLDFINELPKIPATEMVIYGIADSSGNYALNRKLADKRAEAVYQFIRSSGVKNIPIQVKGSVENHDKTALERVQQRRFIIEVRLKP, encoded by the coding sequence GTGTTAGTAAAGAGAATATGGGTTTTATTGACTGTCTTTCTAATTAGTTCTTGTAATAATACAATAAGAGATGAGCATTTTTTCTTGGATTTAGATTGGAAAAAAGATGTTTATAATATTATTTATAGCCACTTTGATTACATTGACGATATTGAATTTTGGGTAATAAAAAAACCACAATATATTAATGGTTCTCCTTTTAGAAAAGCATGCATTGAAGTTAAAATGGGGATTAATAATCCTAAATTTTATGTTGCAAATATTAATTTATATAGTCTTGCTGAAGTAGCTAGCTGTGATGATCTCAATAATAACTCTAGAAATACTGTACAGCTAACTGGAATCAATATCAAAGAGCATGATGATAAGGGTATAAATAATTTAAATAATAAACCAGGTGTATTTGTTAGCTATAAAAATAATGTGGAATTACTAAATTTAACTAATAGCACATCTAATAATGAGTTAAATAAAAATGAAAAATATCTATCTATTGTTTTTTCATCATTATTTTCAGTTAATGAATATATGCTAACTAACCAAGGAAAGGAAATACTATTAGATTTTATTAATGAATTGCCAAAAATACCAGCAACAGAAATGGTTATTTATGGAATTGCTGATTCATCAGGAAATTATGCATTAAATCGAAAACTTGCGGATAAAAGAGCTGAAGCTGTTTATCAATTTATACGCAGCTCTGGGGTAAAAAATATTCCAATACAAGTGAAAGGCAGTGTTGAAAATCATGATAAAACTGCTTTAGAGCGTGTACAACAAAGACGATTTATCATAGAAGTGAGATTAAAACCATGA
- a CDS encoding winged helix-turn-helix domain-containing protein: protein MKYIINHQITFSNEDRTLSLLNDIENTIVLSAPASRLLLTLIINKNVPLTREYLLKTVWVEYGFTASGSNLNNYISELRKSLTYLDANFMGIITIPKVGFQFTAHIETSISEKNNLDNLDTLHASLSILAPHDDKEKNKNDTDNPNVKSSITNRKNSGHYKFFIEKNNISIIMFSIPLIIIFIFTFIIPHHKIKNENSRFIFSTGNCNIYLLDDFSTLSNEEIITKVEKN from the coding sequence ATGAAGTATATTATTAATCATCAAATAACCTTCAGTAATGAGGATAGAACTCTATCACTGTTGAATGATATAGAAAACACTATTGTCTTATCTGCGCCCGCATCTCGTTTACTATTGACTCTGATCATAAATAAAAATGTCCCGCTCACCCGAGAATATCTGCTAAAAACCGTATGGGTAGAATATGGGTTTACAGCCTCTGGTAGTAACCTAAATAACTATATTAGTGAACTAAGAAAATCTTTAACCTACTTAGATGCTAATTTTATGGGAATTATCACCATACCTAAAGTAGGCTTTCAGTTTACTGCTCATATTGAAACATCCATATCTGAGAAAAATAATTTAGATAATTTAGATACGTTACACGCGAGTCTTTCCATACTTGCGCCTCATGATGACAAAGAAAAAAATAAAAATGATACCGATAATCCCAATGTGAAATCATCCATAACTAATAGAAAAAATTCAGGTCATTATAAATTTTTCATAGAAAAAAATAACATTTCCATTATAATGTTTTCAATACCTTTAATTATTATTTTTATTTTTACCTTTATTATCCCCCACCACAAAATAAAAAATGAAAATAGTAGATTTATATTTAGCACAGGTAATTGTAACATTTATTTACTAGATGACTTCAGTACATTAAGTAATGAAGAAATAATAACGAAAGTTGAAAAAAATTAG
- a CDS encoding FidL-like protein, with the protein MSANVSITIIENKQGIIRMKGFIENSHSQQFVLDRMMNFTMIYKNNDIFTANIKHELKPIIDTVDTDIFEVFMPRDNTLRMLTKLNNNTILFHDVLSPQFICVIF; encoded by the coding sequence ATGAGTGCTAATGTTTCTATTACCATTATAGAAAATAAGCAGGGGATTATTCGAATGAAAGGTTTTATTGAAAACTCACATAGTCAACAATTTGTACTTGATAGAATGATGAATTTCACAATGATATATAAGAATAATGATATATTTACAGCAAATATTAAACATGAATTGAAACCAATTATAGATACTGTAGATACTGACATTTTTGAAGTATTTATGCCACGAGATAATACCCTACGAATGCTAACTAAACTTAATAATAATACAATTCTTTTCCATGATGTATTATCACCACAATTTATTTGCGTAATATTCTAG
- a CDS encoding FliM/FliN family flagellar motor C-terminal domain-containing protein — MRINIDVVVANCVMTLDELNQLQEGQIKSLNDFVQSEVLLKSGSEILATGMLVKVDDQYCVAIDKINQLS; from the coding sequence ATGCGTATTAATATTGATGTTGTTGTTGCAAATTGTGTTATGACTCTAGATGAACTTAATCAATTACAGGAAGGGCAAATAAAGTCACTCAATGATTTTGTTCAATCGGAAGTATTATTAAAAAGTGGTAGTGAGATATTAGCAACAGGTATGCTCGTTAAAGTTGATGATCAATACTGTGTTGCAATTGATAAGATTAATCAGTTGAGCTAA